The Tenacibaculum jejuense genome includes a window with the following:
- a CDS encoding COX15/CtaA family protein encodes MLSKINNLLHYFKSKFPKITKITFISVYLIFLAGAVVRMTGSGMGCPDWPKCFGYLIPPTSEEQITWKPNKEFKKGMIIVKDETLFVAQNDIKTSENFAASNWEKYTKHDYAKFNKYHTWTEYINRLASVLSGFVFIFLILGSIKYWKEKKSITLLSFFALFLMGFEAWLGKTVVDSNLKPTIITIHMVVGLLIIGILLYLHFIVSERKNNFKYNALFNKLLIFSVIFSVIQIAMGTQVRQFIDEQVKQFGFDNKQYSLMNPSFKFYFHRSFTIAIVLVNFGMFYLNQIKDLGYKLVNWIVFLIFLETITGILMYYAEFPIGTQAVHLLAGAILFGLQFYLWMQSRKTTFTELV; translated from the coding sequence ATGTTGTCAAAGATTAATAATTTACTTCACTATTTTAAGTCTAAATTTCCTAAGATTACTAAAATCACTTTTATTTCGGTTTATCTTATTTTCTTAGCAGGAGCTGTGGTTAGAATGACTGGATCTGGAATGGGATGCCCAGATTGGCCAAAATGTTTTGGTTATTTAATTCCTCCAACTTCAGAAGAACAAATTACTTGGAAACCAAATAAGGAGTTTAAAAAAGGAATGATCATTGTTAAAGATGAAACTCTTTTTGTAGCTCAAAACGATATTAAAACTTCTGAAAATTTCGCTGCCAGTAATTGGGAAAAGTACACAAAACACGATTACGCCAAATTTAATAAATATCACACTTGGACGGAATATATTAACAGATTAGCTTCTGTACTTTCTGGATTCGTTTTTATTTTTCTAATCTTGGGTTCTATTAAATATTGGAAAGAAAAAAAATCGATTACTCTTTTATCTTTCTTTGCTTTATTTCTGATGGGCTTTGAAGCTTGGCTTGGAAAAACCGTAGTAGATTCTAATTTAAAACCGACTATAATTACCATTCATATGGTTGTTGGGCTTTTAATTATTGGAATATTACTCTATTTACATTTTATCGTTTCTGAAAGGAAAAACAACTTTAAATACAATGCGCTTTTCAATAAACTTTTAATCTTTTCTGTAATTTTCTCGGTAATTCAAATTGCCATGGGAACTCAAGTAAGACAGTTTATCGATGAACAAGTAAAACAATTTGGTTTTGATAATAAGCAATATAGTTTAATGAATCCTAGTTTTAAATTTTACTTTCACAGGTCTTTCACCATTGCCATTGTGTTAGTTAATTTTGGAATGTTTTACTTAAATCAGATCAAAGATTTAGGTTATAAACTGGTTAATTGGATTGTCTTTTTAATTTTCCTAGAAACTATAACAGGAATTTTAATGTACTATGCTGAATTTCCTATTGGAACACAAGCTGTACATTTAT